In Paralichthys olivaceus isolate ysfri-2021 chromosome 1, ASM2471397v2, whole genome shotgun sequence, the following are encoded in one genomic region:
- the minar1 gene encoding major intrinsically disordered Notch2-binding receptor 1 — protein MDPLPEYSQFLIRILEELDTKYNTMSYQDLCESLCARFDLVHLAKLRSLLFYTACLDPAFPATLFKDKMRCSAEDQKSKKLMVAADIVTMFNLIQMNGGMAKDKLPAVHRPKFHKNKSVEVCRSDSDAYKYQDCDGGAGYEHMDPPRDGHHHHHHHHHSSPQQHPVDQTASPCSKQSECNNCQPFIPTSDPNFLLGVSKDLKCRAASLDRLHHLPQYPSSSPPSQPCEMQSTYFPMDIDSESTTDQESLQHIRHLEPFTVHSCIQKRNIFKQDFHNLMAFSPQVITTPNKQGRKAAEVYHRREMHKPATFFNHSFELPYSNPYFEPTLNSPLQERQRVKHESLDDLQASTYFGPTTVSEFVSSRKHSNKAGKQPAWPVKSLSLNTEEGPPDFERLCLNSKPFKDNHHRTTSIVGMDSEQHFQTLKEKVASSPSAFAKKTNGLKNKDVALLASGPVGMDKREAAKRFRNKNMNSPSFQGGDSSSSIGTQTEQAEQKKVKEVKYSDRERRAFKHSDEDSEIVSDDISDIFRFLDDMSVCDSLGVVQSSCYNSTGSLSQVTLKSEGDSSPERNTVKLAKSKLDRLFHSLENTDDELKSSVCKLVTRIGEIEKKLESLSGVRSEISQVLSKLNKLDEKIQEPEVNGRHRETVSASGCNATPDKSHPHTQQHLNATFSPRAFQCHTTGHNIKVDNGPLGEWCCSDGSNSSSLRVKALKKSMLTRRSSRSLNEENSATESKVPSITNSPRDWRTVPCHPGDECKDKDRDGKDRHLKAKEAERERQYELSQAHLPPNAHPALIEQVFSPHPFTPSIKAHVKGSHLYTDLRLTSLSDAKRGQPSWTIEEYKRNSGGKGKQFTALDVQTQESLNPNNVEYWMEDIYTPGYDSLLKRKEAAFRRAKVCKISALIAAATCTVILVIVVPICTMKS, from the exons ATGGACCCCCTCCCAGAGTACTCTCAATTCCTGATCCGgatcctggaggagctggacacCAAGTACAACACCATGTCctaccaggacctgtgtgagtcCCTGTGCGCCCGCTTTGACCTGGTGCACCTGGCCAAGCTCCGCAGCCTGCTCTTCTACACAGCCTGTCTTGACCCTGCTTTCCCAGCCACGCTCTTCAAGGACAAGATGCGCTGCTCTGCAGAGGACCAAAAATCCAAGAAGCTCATGGTGGCTGCAGACATCGTCACCATGTTCAACTTGATCCAAATGAATGGAGGCATGGCCAAAGACAAGCTCCCTGCAGTGCACAGGCCCAAGTTCCATAAGAACAAGTCGGTAGAGGTTTGCAGGTCTGACAGTGATGCCTATAAGTATCAGGACTGTGACGGAGGGGCTGGTTACGAGCACATGGATCCCCCCAGGGATggacaccaccaccaccaccatcatcaccatagCTCCCCTCAGCAGCACCCTGTGGATCAGACTGCGTCTCCCTGCTCTAAACAATCGGAGTGCAATAACTGCCAGCCGTTTATTCCCACCTCAGACCCCAACTTCCTTCTGGGGGTCAGCAAGGACCTGAAATGTAGAGCAGCCTCTCTAGACAGACTTCACCATCTGCCCCAGTATCCCAGCAGCAGCCCGCCCTCTCAACCTTGCGAAATGCAGAGCACCTACTTTCCCATGGACATCGACAGCGAGTCCACCACCGACCAGGAGTCTTTGCAGCACATCCGCCATCTTGAGCCCTTCACGGTTCACTCCTGCATCCAGAAGAGGAACATCTTTAAACAGGACTTCCACAACCTCATGGCCTTCTCACCACAG GTCATCACCACTCCGAACAAGCAGGGCCGTAAGGCTGCTGAGGTCTACCACAGGAGGGAGATGCACAAGCCCGCCACTTTCTTCAACCACAGCTTTGAACTGCCTTACAGCAACCCTTACTTCGAGCCCACACTCAACTCCCCTCTCCAGGAACGACAGAGGGTGAAGCACGAGAGCCTGGACGACCTACAGGCATCCACGTACTTTGGCCCGACCACAGTCTCTGAGTTCGTCAGCAGCAGGAAGCACAGTAACAAAGCAGGAAAGCAGCCGGCGTGGCCAGTGAAGAGCCTCAGTCTCAACACGGAAGAGGGGCCTCCAGACTTTGAGAGGTTGTGTCTGAACAGCAAACCATTCAAAGATAACCACCATCGCACCACCAGCATCGTCGGCATGGACAGCGAGCAACATTTTCAGACCCTGAAGGAAAAGGTGGCATCTTCTCCTTCTGCttttgcaaagaaaacaaatggattaaaaaacaaagatgtagCACTGTTGGCAAGTGGTCCAGTGGGTATGGACAAAAGAGAGGCAGCCAAAAGATTTAGGAACAAAAATATGAACAGTCCATCCTTTCAGGGAGGAGACAGCTCCTCGAGTATCGGGACTCAAACTGAGCAGGCTGAGCAGAAGAAGGTGAAGGAAGTAAAatacagtgacagagagagacgagcCTTCAAACACTCGGATGAGGACTCTGAGATCGTCAGTGACGACATTAGTGACATTTTTCGTTTTCTGGATGACATGAGTGTTTGTGACTCTCTGGGAGTTGTACAGTCGTCATGCTACAACAGCACCGGGTCTCTCTCTCAGGTAACGCTGAAGTCAGAAGGTGACAGCTCCCCTGAACGCAACACAGTCAAACTAGCCAAGTCCAAGCTCGACCGCCTCTTCCATTCACTGGAAAACACGGACGATGAACTCAAGTCGAGTGTGTGCAAACTGGTGACGAGGATTGGTGAGATTGAGAAGAAGCTGGAGTCTCTGTCGGGGGTCCGCAGTGAGATCTCCCAGGTCCTCTCCAAGCTCAACAAGCTGGATGAGAAGATCCAGGAGCCTGAGGTTAATGGAAGGCACAGGGAGACGGTGTCTGCATCTGGGTGTAATGCCACCCCTGACAagtctcacccacacacacaacaacatctCAACGCCACCTTCTCACCTCGTGCTTTCCAGTGCCACACCACTGGCCACAATATCAAGGTGGACAATGGCCCCCTGGGGGAGTGGTGTTGCTCGGATGGGAGTAACAGCAGCAGCCTTAGGGTTAAAGCTCTGAAGAAGAGCATGCTCACCAGGAGGTCATCCCGCTCACTCAATGAGGAGAACAGCGCCACGGAGTCAAAGGTTCCCAGCATCACCAACTCTCCACGGGACTGGAGGACAGTGCCGTGCCACCCTGGAGACGAATGCAAAGACAAAGATAGAGATGGCAAGGACAGACACCTGAAAGCCAAAGAG GCAGAGCGTGAGCGTCAATATGAGCTTTCCCAGGCCCACCTGCCCCCCAACGCCCACCCGGCCCTGATCGAACAGGTTTTCTCACCGCACCCCTTCACCCCCTCCATCAAGGCCCATGTGAAAGGCAGTCACCTGTACACTGACCTGAGGCTCACCAGCCTGTCAGACGCCAAGCGGGGGCAGCCGTCCTGGACCATCGAGGAGTATAAACGCAACTCAGGAGGGAAGGGGAAGCAGTTCACAGCCCTGGACGTGCAG ACCCAGGAGTCCCTGAACCCAAACAACGTGGAGTACTGGATGGAGGACATCTACACACCGGGCTATGACTCGCTGCTCAAAAGAAAAGAGGCAGCGTTCAGGAGGGCTAAGGTGTGTAAGATCAGCGCACTGATTGCTGCCGCTACCTGCACCGTGATCCTGGTCATCGTTGTTCCGATTTGCACCATGAAATCATGA